The proteins below come from a single Candidatus Zixiibacteriota bacterium genomic window:
- a CDS encoding enolase C-terminal domain-like protein, whose amino-acid sequence MKCEVLPIELKLKNDFIVAGGKASIKNNFIVILDNIGLGEAAGSVHYGVDDRKILEELSSIADEINCLQTNLDEYIETIDDKYSAPTLCAISTAWHDLQCKNNRQNISEYFSLPEPQKKPTSLTVSVGDLDQLKRVISSNAQFVKLKMNNDLNAADNIIALINQSEGTRFRIDANGSWDISMVEFFINNVRTDKIELIEQPFDYEKLDLWTQLRSETDIPIFMDESINSPTDIKRVAEFVDGVNIKIQKTGRLETAIEMIKIAKQNNLKTMIGCMIESSIGIAAAYSLSGMADFIDLDGALLIENDPFDGLSYNNQYLNINGKYGHGITLAK is encoded by the coding sequence ATGAAATGCGAAGTTCTGCCAATCGAATTAAAACTCAAAAATGATTTCATCGTCGCCGGGGGAAAGGCCTCGATTAAAAATAATTTCATTGTGATATTAGATAATATCGGGTTGGGCGAAGCGGCCGGGTCAGTTCATTACGGCGTTGATGACAGGAAAATACTAGAGGAGTTATCCTCAATCGCCGACGAAATCAATTGTCTCCAAACTAATTTGGATGAGTATATTGAGACAATAGATGACAAATATAGCGCGCCGACGTTATGCGCCATTTCAACCGCCTGGCATGATTTACAGTGCAAAAATAATCGGCAGAATATTTCTGAATATTTCTCATTACCGGAGCCGCAAAAAAAACCAACATCATTGACCGTTTCAGTAGGCGATTTGGATCAATTGAAACGGGTTATCTCATCGAATGCTCAATTCGTAAAGTTGAAAATGAATAACGATTTAAATGCGGCTGACAATATTATCGCGTTGATCAATCAAAGCGAAGGAACGAGATTTCGCATCGACGCCAATGGAAGCTGGGATATTTCCATGGTGGAGTTTTTTATAAACAATGTGAGAACGGATAAAATCGAATTGATTGAACAACCTTTCGATTATGAAAAATTGGATTTGTGGACTCAATTGAGAAGTGAAACTGATATTCCTATTTTCATGGATGAATCGATCAATTCTCCCACAGACATCAAAAGAGTCGCCGAATTTGTCGATGGAGTTAATATAAAGATTCAAAAAACCGGAAGACTGGAAACAGCCATAGAAATGATTAAAATCGCCAAACAGAATAATCTAAAAACTATGATAGGCTGCATGATTGAATCATCCATTGGTATCGCGGCTGCCTATTCATTGTCGGGCATGGCTGATTTTATTGATCTCGATGGTGCGCTTTTAATTGAAAATGACCCCTTTGACGGCTTATCTTACAATAATCAATATTTGAATATTAACGGAAAATACGGACATGGCATTACGCTGGCTAAATAA
- a CDS encoding NlpC/P60 family protein yields MLHGIVTAPVIDLRAAPEFKSERLSQALFGTPIEIIEPGKEYSRIRLIEGYRGWSKNSHIMQINYEYWKKYLEAPKYVVKSNCVIIKNKSKKRIIPHRLYFGTRLILSEVKCRTYFTIPSWDKIRIEKKFLKKIPRKISKGITGETLVKTAERFLGAPYLWGGITPAGFDCSGLVQSVCRFHSLEVPRDSKDQRDVGFAIERHELKPGDLLFFEGHVAISRGGLDIIHANLRRGMVSYDLLDPQSPIYRKDLDDGFLFARRLSL; encoded by the coding sequence ATGTTGCACGGAATCGTCACAGCCCCGGTTATTGATCTAAGAGCCGCACCCGAATTCAAATCGGAGCGTCTCAGTCAGGCTCTGTTTGGAACGCCGATTGAAATTATCGAACCGGGCAAGGAATATTCCCGTATCCGATTAATTGAAGGATATCGAGGCTGGAGCAAAAACAGCCATATTATGCAAATAAACTATGAGTACTGGAAAAAATATCTTGAAGCGCCCAAATATGTCGTTAAAAGTAATTGCGTAATTATCAAAAATAAATCAAAAAAGCGGATAATTCCTCACCGCCTCTATTTCGGCACCCGGCTAATCTTATCAGAGGTCAAATGCAGAACCTACTTTACGATTCCATCCTGGGATAAAATTCGAATTGAGAAAAAATTCTTGAAAAAAATCCCGAGAAAAATATCTAAGGGGATTACCGGCGAGACACTGGTTAAAACCGCGGAAAGATTTTTGGGAGCTCCTTATCTTTGGGGAGGAATAACTCCTGCCGGATTTGATTGCAGCGGGCTGGTTCAGTCAGTATGCCGGTTCCATAGCTTAGAAGTGCCCCGCGACAGTAAGGACCAGAGAGACGTCGGGTTCGCCATTGAACGCCATGAACTAAAGCCCGGGGATTTACTGTTTTTCGAGGGTCATGTTGCCATTTCCCGGGGCGGACTTGATATTATTCATGCCAATCTGAGGCGAGGCATGGTTTCTTATGATTTGCTTGATCCTCAATCACCGATTTATCGAAAAGACCTTGACGATGGATTCCTTTTCGCCCGGCGGCTATCGTTATGA
- a CDS encoding pyridoxal phosphate-dependent aminotransferase, producing the protein MDLAKRMSRLGTESAFEVLARAQKLEKETGIEYVHLQIGEPDFATPSNISDAAIKAINDKFTHYTPSAGMLDVREAICENYNKMNGVRYTPDQIVVTPGSKPIMFALIMMLGEPGVEIIYPDPGYPIYKSVIDFSGATAVPIPLREKNEFRLDVDELASLVTSKTKLLIINSPQNPTGGVLTREDLEKIYKLACDEDFYVMNDEVYSRIIYGMKFETISQFDEKKERVIVSDGLSKVYAMCGWRLGWGMMPLELAPKVARIQTNITSCATSFVQKAAIEALLGDQAGANEMVAEFERRRDFFVDGLNDIEGFSCLKPHGAFYVWPNIKKTGWKSADLAEYLITQLGIAGLSGTAFGDEGEGYLRFSYANSIDNIEKAVNRLKEAIPKIIK; encoded by the coding sequence ATGGATTTAGCAAAAAGAATGTCCCGCCTTGGTACGGAATCGGCTTTTGAAGTCCTTGCCCGAGCCCAAAAGCTGGAAAAAGAAACAGGCATCGAATATGTCCATTTGCAAATCGGCGAGCCGGATTTCGCAACGCCGTCGAATATTTCTGATGCCGCGATAAAGGCTATTAATGATAAATTTACGCATTATACGCCGTCGGCCGGAATGCTTGATGTCCGCGAAGCCATTTGCGAGAATTATAATAAAATGAACGGCGTCCGTTACACTCCGGATCAAATAGTCGTGACTCCCGGAAGTAAACCTATTATGTTCGCACTCATCATGATGCTCGGTGAGCCCGGAGTGGAAATAATATATCCGGATCCCGGATACCCGATTTATAAATCGGTCATAGATTTTTCCGGAGCGACCGCGGTGCCGATTCCTCTGCGAGAAAAAAACGAATTCCGTCTTGACGTCGATGAGTTAGCCTCACTGGTTACTTCAAAGACCAAGCTCCTGATAATTAACTCTCCCCAGAATCCAACCGGAGGAGTTCTTACCAGGGAAGACCTTGAAAAAATATACAAACTCGCCTGCGACGAAGATTTTTATGTCATGAACGATGAAGTGTATTCAAGAATTATATATGGCATGAAATTTGAAACTATTTCGCAGTTTGATGAAAAGAAAGAAAGAGTCATCGTTTCTGACGGCCTCTCCAAAGTTTATGCTATGTGCGGCTGGAGATTAGGCTGGGGCATGATGCCTCTCGAACTGGCGCCTAAGGTTGCGAGAATCCAAACCAATATAACTTCGTGCGCGACCTCGTTTGTTCAGAAGGCGGCAATTGAAGCCTTACTGGGTGATCAGGCAGGAGCCAATGAAATGGTCGCCGAATTTGAACGGCGGCGCGATTTCTTCGTTGACGGCTTGAATGACATCGAAGGATTTTCCTGTCTCAAGCCTCATGGCGCTTTTTATGTCTGGCCTAACATTAAAAAAACCGGCTGGAAATCAGCCGATTTGGCCGAATATCTCATCACCCAATTGGGCATTGCCGGACTATCCGGTACTGCTTTTGGGGACGAAGGAGAGGGGTATCTGCGCTTTTCGTATGCCAATTCAATTGACAATATTGAGAAAGCCGTTAATCGACTCAAAGAAGCGATTCCCAAAATAATCAAATAG
- a CDS encoding transketolase produces the protein MSTPNTKRIGIDSEMTIEQLKERANYMRGLNLISLCCAGSGHSGGTLSMMDILATLYLKVLKHDPQNPFWEDRDRVIWSAGHKAPSLYVSLAMSGYFQEEQLAKLRALGSPFQGHPHWKDLPGVEISSGSLGQGFSVAVGVALAAKLDKKDYRVFVISSDGEQQEGSMWEAAMAASNFKLNNLIMILDRNQLQIDGFTEDVMALEPLADKYRSFGWNVIEVDGHSIEEILPALEKAYNNTGNKSTLILANTIKGKGVSFMENVVGWHGKSPNREELDKALEELGLTETFDKEKFFKIANDYQKEVEIRLSAQLPKFSKDYWWNNNDNMKVDMDPTRKGMGRALSEYGDDERVVCIGADISGSITISEFFAKHPERANRWFSVGVAEQGATTIAVGLAKEGKIPVFGTYGVFSSARNLDQVRVSVCYGDFNVLIVGAHGGVSVGPDGATHQELEALFQMCGLPNMHVGVPCDSVETKRMTKAMLFDIVGPKYIRFAREATPIISTEKTPFEFGKANIYRFRGEQDRFIDAFDIYLAEDYKNENEDIALIACGPESAEACRAAWILKNDFNIEARVVNMHTVKPLDGSAIIRAAEETGAILTCEEHQRGGMGNWIASTVLCDSKSADKKVLFDMLGVTDRFGESGKSWQLIKEFGLSAEHIAEKAKYLVDHK, from the coding sequence ATGAGTACGCCCAATACAAAACGAATTGGTATAGATTCTGAAATGACTATAGAGCAATTGAAAGAACGCGCCAATTACATGCGCGGATTAAATTTAATATCGCTTTGTTGCGCCGGTTCAGGTCATTCCGGCGGCACCCTTTCCATGATGGATATTCTGGCAACATTGTATTTAAAAGTCCTCAAACACGATCCGCAAAATCCATTCTGGGAAGACCGTGATCGAGTAATTTGGTCGGCTGGCCATAAAGCTCCCTCACTCTACGTTTCCCTGGCCATGTCGGGATATTTTCAGGAAGAACAACTGGCCAAATTGAGAGCTCTGGGCTCGCCTTTCCAGGGACATCCGCATTGGAAAGATTTGCCGGGAGTCGAGATTTCTTCAGGCAGTCTGGGGCAGGGTTTCTCCGTCGCTGTTGGCGTCGCATTGGCCGCCAAACTGGATAAAAAAGATTATCGCGTCTTTGTTATCTCATCCGATGGCGAGCAACAGGAAGGTTCCATGTGGGAAGCGGCAATGGCGGCTTCCAATTTCAAACTGAATAATCTGATTATGATTTTGGATCGTAATCAACTTCAGATTGACGGTTTCACCGAAGATGTTATGGCTTTGGAACCGCTGGCCGATAAATACCGCTCCTTTGGCTGGAATGTGATTGAAGTAGACGGCCACTCCATAGAAGAAATCCTACCCGCTTTGGAAAAGGCTTACAATAATACCGGCAACAAATCGACTTTGATTTTGGCCAACACAATCAAGGGTAAGGGCGTCAGCTTTATGGAAAATGTAGTCGGATGGCATGGTAAATCGCCTAACCGCGAAGAGCTCGACAAAGCTCTCGAAGAACTGGGATTGACGGAAACCTTCGATAAAGAAAAGTTCTTCAAAATCGCTAATGATTATCAAAAGGAAGTAGAAATCCGTTTGTCGGCGCAATTGCCAAAGTTTTCCAAAGATTACTGGTGGAATAACAATGATAACATGAAAGTGGATATGGACCCAACCCGTAAGGGAATGGGACGGGCTTTGTCCGAATATGGCGATGATGAACGAGTTGTTTGCATCGGCGCCGATATTTCAGGTTCGATAACTATCTCAGAATTTTTTGCCAAACATCCCGAACGCGCCAATCGCTGGTTCTCAGTTGGCGTCGCCGAGCAGGGCGCGACGACTATCGCGGTCGGTTTGGCTAAGGAAGGCAAAATCCCTGTCTTTGGAACCTATGGAGTATTCTCATCGGCGAGAAATCTGGATCAGGTTCGCGTATCAGTCTGTTACGGTGATTTCAACGTCCTTATCGTCGGTGCTCACGGCGGCGTGTCGGTCGGTCCGGATGGCGCCACGCACCAGGAACTTGAAGCCCTGTTCCAAATGTGCGGTTTGCCGAATATGCATGTAGGGGTACCTTGTGATTCGGTGGAGACCAAACGAATGACCAAAGCTATGCTATTTGATATCGTTGGGCCCAAGTATATACGTTTTGCTCGTGAAGCCACTCCGATTATTAGCACCGAAAAAACTCCGTTTGAGTTTGGCAAGGCCAATATTTATCGTTTCCGCGGCGAGCAGGATCGCTTCATTGACGCCTTCGATATTTACCTGGCAGAAGATTATAAAAATGAAAATGAAGATATTGCTTTGATTGCCTGCGGACCGGAATCGGCTGAAGCCTGCCGGGCAGCGTGGATTCTCAAAAACGATTTTAACATTGAAGCGCGCGTCGTCAATATGCACACCGTTAAGCCTCTCGACGGTTCCGCCATTATCAGAGCCGCGGAGGAAACCGGTGCGATCTTAACCTGCGAAGAGCATCAACGAGGAGGTATGGGCAACTGGATCGCCTCGACCGTCCTTTGCGATTCAAAGTCGGCCGATAAAAAAGTATTGTTCGATATGCTGGGCGTAACCGATCGCTTTGGCGAATCAGGCAAATCATGGCAGTTGATAAAAGAATTTGGTTTATCCGCCGAGCATATCGCTGAAAAAGCAAAATATTTAGTAGATCATAAATAA
- the coaE gene encoding dephospho-CoA kinase (Dephospho-CoA kinase (CoaE) performs the final step in coenzyme A biosynthesis.), with protein sequence MIIGVTGLFGSGKSEVARVFAGEGAILLDADKIAKEVVENNQSVLYQLVLEFGSEILNKNNQLNRRKLGLLIFPSPEKTKVLNFIVHPHVINELDQGIIKAKKNKKHVVIDAALLISSGYYKKMDKTVLVDSRTSLRKKRLLKRDYSEFEFKQRSKSQLSISHLKSASDFIITNNNGLDSLRKKSRDFFHDLTEKG encoded by the coding sequence ATGATTATTGGGGTCACCGGATTATTCGGCTCGGGGAAATCCGAAGTCGCTCGGGTTTTCGCAGGGGAAGGGGCGATATTACTCGATGCCGATAAAATCGCCAAAGAAGTGGTCGAAAATAATCAAAGCGTCCTCTATCAACTGGTGCTGGAATTCGGTTCGGAAATATTGAATAAGAACAATCAATTGAACCGGCGAAAACTTGGGCTACTAATATTCCCATCACCCGAAAAAACCAAAGTGTTAAATTTCATAGTGCACCCCCACGTCATAAACGAACTCGATCAAGGAATAATTAAAGCCAAAAAAAATAAAAAGCATGTTGTTATCGATGCCGCCTTACTTATTAGTTCAGGATATTATAAAAAAATGGATAAAACTGTGCTGGTGGACTCAAGAACCAGCCTAAGAAAAAAGAGATTATTAAAGAGGGATTATTCAGAATTTGAATTCAAACAACGCTCTAAATCTCAACTATCGATTTCCCATCTAAAGTCGGCTTCAGATTTTATAATTACCAATAATAATGGACTCGATTCGCTCCGGAAAAAATCTCGTGATTTTTTTCACGACCTGACCGAAAAGGGTTGA
- the polA gene encoding DNA polymerase I: MPTEKVASQSKKLFLFDGSALAYRAYYAFVRNPLINSKGENTSAAFGVVNSIIKVLNKEKPDFLAVVFDTREPTFRHKLYDEYKATRPKMPDDMATQLPRIFQAIEALSIEQISLEGYEADDIMATLARQGAQEGLSVHLVSSDKDMFQLINDKIHMYIPQKGSLPPFRMDKEAVKDKIGVYPDKVIEFMALTGDSSDNIPGIPGVGPKTALNLMEQFGNLQNILDKAEEIKANGIRNKVLNNKEKALLSLELVTIDQNVPIDIKIGELTRQEPDVEKCKELFVELEFFNLLKEITGESIAKPVAQKKAKSSYKLVESLSELKKIVAKLSAKKEIAFDTETDSINSLEANLVGISLSDKAGEAYYIPVGHTEQSEKNLTLSDVIKILKPLLSDKKTQKIAHNFKYDIQVMTRHGITVSPVSFDSMMASYIINPSARGHNLDSLAFEHFNFRMTPITDLIGSGKKQKSFATVDPQTAAQYSGEDADYTFRLRGIFAPKIDELKLHHLYYDIELPLISVLSRMEMTGIKIDLDFLQSLSSEMQEEIDKIAGAIFEMAGYEFNLNSTQQLSRLLFDELKLPARRKTAKKTGYSTDVRVLEELSELHPLPKAVLEYRQYNKLKSTYVDAIPELANPETGRVHTSFNQAVTATGRLSSSDPNLQNIPIRTETGREIRKAFIPNDKNSSLLAADYSQVELRILAHYSDDKGLINAFKNGEDIHTRTAAEVYGIPIEQVNSEQRRAAKTANFAVVYGVSAYGLSQQTELNLTESKDFIDTYFERYPGIKTYMNKTLDFARENGYVTTLLGRRRYLPDINNKNFQIRQFAERTAINTPIQGTAADIIKLAMIKIDIAIKSMKSKMVLQVHDELVFDAPNNELEELKMIVQKYMSGALKLKVPLEIDIGVGPNWLEAK; the protein is encoded by the coding sequence ATGCCGACTGAGAAAGTCGCCTCCCAATCCAAAAAACTATTTTTATTTGATGGGTCGGCTCTGGCTTACCGAGCATACTACGCCTTCGTCAGAAATCCGTTAATCAATTCCAAAGGAGAAAATACTTCGGCCGCCTTTGGGGTGGTAAATTCGATTATTAAAGTCTTAAATAAGGAAAAGCCGGATTTCCTGGCGGTCGTATTCGATACCAGGGAACCGACTTTTCGCCATAAATTGTATGATGAATATAAGGCCACCCGCCCAAAAATGCCCGATGACATGGCCACTCAACTCCCAAGAATTTTTCAGGCCATCGAAGCCCTGAGTATAGAGCAAATTTCATTGGAAGGATATGAGGCCGACGATATCATGGCTACCCTGGCCAGGCAGGGCGCTCAAGAGGGCTTATCCGTTCATCTCGTTTCCAGTGACAAGGATATGTTCCAATTGATCAACGACAAGATTCACATGTATATCCCCCAGAAGGGCTCATTACCGCCCTTCAGAATGGATAAAGAAGCGGTCAAAGATAAGATCGGTGTTTATCCCGACAAAGTGATTGAATTCATGGCTCTAACTGGCGACAGTTCTGATAATATCCCCGGAATCCCCGGAGTAGGTCCCAAAACAGCCTTGAACCTGATGGAACAATTTGGAAACCTTCAAAACATACTGGACAAAGCTGAAGAGATCAAAGCCAATGGAATTCGAAATAAAGTACTCAACAATAAAGAAAAGGCTTTACTTTCTCTGGAGCTTGTTACTATTGACCAGAATGTTCCCATTGATATTAAAATAGGCGAATTAACCCGGCAGGAACCAGATGTTGAAAAATGCAAAGAACTCTTTGTTGAGTTAGAATTTTTTAATCTTCTGAAGGAGATAACGGGAGAATCTATTGCCAAACCCGTTGCGCAGAAAAAGGCCAAATCTTCATACAAACTTGTTGAATCATTATCCGAGTTAAAAAAAATCGTAGCAAAATTATCTGCCAAAAAAGAGATTGCCTTCGATACCGAAACCGATTCAATCAATTCGCTTGAAGCTAACTTAGTTGGGATATCCCTGTCAGATAAGGCAGGGGAGGCATATTACATTCCGGTCGGTCACACCGAACAATCCGAAAAAAATCTGACGTTGTCTGACGTAATCAAAATTCTCAAGCCTTTACTATCAGATAAAAAAACTCAGAAGATAGCGCACAACTTTAAGTATGACATACAAGTAATGACCCGACACGGCATTACGGTGTCACCCGTATCGTTCGATTCCATGATGGCTTCATATATAATAAATCCCTCGGCGAGGGGACATAATCTGGACAGCCTTGCGTTTGAGCATTTCAATTTCCGCATGACTCCGATTACGGATTTAATTGGCAGCGGAAAAAAACAGAAATCCTTCGCAACAGTTGATCCTCAAACAGCGGCACAATATTCGGGTGAAGACGCCGACTATACTTTTCGCTTGCGCGGTATTTTCGCTCCGAAAATAGATGAATTGAAGCTCCATCACCTGTATTATGATATAGAACTTCCTCTTATCTCTGTATTGTCTCGCATGGAAATGACCGGAATAAAAATCGATCTGGATTTTCTACAATCTCTTTCGAGCGAAATGCAGGAGGAAATTGACAAAATCGCGGGTGCCATTTTTGAAATGGCCGGTTATGAGTTTAACCTGAATTCCACTCAGCAATTGTCCCGCCTTTTATTCGACGAATTAAAACTCCCGGCCCGTAGAAAAACGGCCAAGAAAACCGGCTATTCTACCGATGTCCGAGTTCTTGAAGAGCTTTCGGAATTACATCCGCTTCCCAAAGCGGTTCTTGAATATCGGCAGTACAATAAACTGAAATCGACCTACGTTGACGCCATCCCGGAGCTTGCCAACCCGGAAACGGGAAGAGTTCATACTTCGTTCAATCAGGCAGTAACTGCGACCGGCCGATTATCATCTTCCGATCCAAACCTGCAGAATATACCAATCCGTACTGAAACCGGTCGTGAAATTAGAAAAGCCTTTATTCCGAACGATAAAAATTCATCATTATTGGCAGCTGACTATTCGCAGGTCGAACTCCGTATTTTGGCCCATTATTCGGACGACAAGGGACTAATAAATGCCTTTAAAAATGGTGAAGATATTCATACCCGAACGGCCGCGGAAGTTTATGGTATCCCCATTGAGCAGGTTAATAGCGAGCAGAGGCGGGCCGCCAAAACGGCCAATTTTGCTGTCGTTTACGGAGTTTCTGCCTATGGCCTTTCCCAGCAGACCGAGCTAAATCTTACCGAATCCAAAGATTTTATTGATACTTATTTTGAGCGCTATCCTGGCATTAAAACTTATATGAATAAGACCCTCGACTTCGCGCGGGAAAATGGATATGTAACAACCTTGCTTGGCCGCCGCAGGTATTTGCCGGATATCAATAACAAGAATTTTCAAATCCGTCAATTCGCTGAGCGCACGGCCATTAATACTCCGATACAGGGTACCGCCGCTGATATTATCAAACTGGCGATGATAAAAATCGACATAGCTATAAAATCAATGAAATCTAAAATGGTTTTGCAGGTTCACGACGAACTGGTTTTTGACGCGCCTAATAATGAACTCGAAGAATTGAAAATGATTGTCCAAAAATATATGAGCGGAGCCTTAAAACTAAAAGTCCCCCTTGAGATCGATATCGGAGTTGGCCCCAACTGGCTGGAGGCGAAATAA
- the nadD gene encoding nicotinate (nicotinamide) nucleotide adenylyltransferase — protein MPNQQKLINPSEGGLWGIMGGAFNPIHFGHLAMANSLMQSLEASGMLFIPSIDHPLKNDCDLASSFDDRLKMVSLAITDNDKFVIEHPPKTSPYTIDLIDYLQSKYPSARFFLPIGSDIIGEFHQWYKSSQIEQRVRIVIAVRPGFEPTPRPDGLLKGAEIINIPQLKIASRDLRQMIKSKISIKYLVPPQIENYIYERSLYAD, from the coding sequence TTGCCAAATCAACAGAAACTAATTAATCCGTCCGAAGGTGGCCTCTGGGGAATAATGGGAGGCGCCTTCAATCCCATTCATTTCGGCCACCTTGCTATGGCCAATTCCCTGATGCAATCTCTTGAAGCCAGTGGAATGCTATTTATTCCGTCTATTGATCATCCGTTGAAGAATGATTGCGATCTGGCTTCTTCTTTTGATGACCGGCTAAAAATGGTTTCTCTGGCAATTACCGATAATGATAAATTTGTGATTGAGCATCCGCCAAAAACCTCGCCTTATACCATTGATTTGATTGATTATTTGCAAAGCAAATATCCCTCAGCCCGTTTTTTTCTTCCGATTGGCTCTGATATCATAGGTGAATTTCATCAATGGTATAAAAGCAGCCAGATCGAGCAGCGCGTCCGTATTGTTATTGCGGTTCGTCCGGGATTTGAACCTACGCCTCGGCCCGACGGACTTCTAAAAGGAGCGGAAATTATAAATATTCCCCAGTTAAAAATTGCATCCCGGGACTTAAGACAAATGATAAAATCAAAGATTTCCATTAAGTACCTCGTCCCGCCTCAAATCGAAAATTATATATATGAGCGGAGTCTTTATGCCGACTGA
- the bamD gene encoding outer membrane protein assembly factor BamD has product MCRLNHELIIYSIVTLLVSIVLAGCGGITMKNYATAEEQYREAYKEFQKKHYVKAIDGFQKVVYSFSGSPMVDSAQYYLAMSYYLDKEYYLAAAEFERVVNNYPGSDFVDDSQYMAGLCYFKSSPKNSGLDQDELTRALEALNDFVTDYPESELVDDARETIKVGMDRLAKKRYQNGRMYFRLGYYKSAGIYFQSVIDEHTDSNWGAQSLYYLAEIELKRKNYSDAKEKFNNFLVVYPEHELTQKAQKKLAEAEEKIAKSTETN; this is encoded by the coding sequence ATGTGTAGACTTAACCACGAACTCATTATTTATTCAATCGTCACCCTTCTTGTATCAATTGTTCTGGCCGGATGCGGCGGAATCACTATGAAAAATTATGCCACCGCCGAAGAACAATACCGTGAAGCCTATAAAGAGTTTCAGAAGAAACACTATGTAAAAGCCATTGATGGCTTCCAAAAAGTAGTTTATAGTTTTAGCGGCTCACCGATGGTCGATTCGGCGCAGTATTATCTGGCCATGTCATATTATCTCGATAAAGAATATTATTTGGCGGCCGCTGAATTTGAGCGAGTTGTCAATAATTATCCCGGATCTGATTTTGTGGATGATAGTCAATATATGGCCGGCTTATGCTATTTTAAATCATCTCCCAAAAACTCAGGTCTGGATCAGGATGAATTAACGCGCGCTTTGGAAGCTCTTAATGATTTCGTTACCGATTATCCGGAATCAGAGTTGGTTGACGATGCTCGGGAAACTATTAAAGTTGGTATGGATCGTTTGGCCAAAAAGCGTTATCAAAACGGACGCATGTATTTTAGGCTGGGGTATTACAAATCGGCCGGGATATATTTTCAATCAGTCATAGACGAGCATACCGATAGTAACTGGGGCGCTCAGTCATTATATTATCTGGCGGAAATCGAATTAAAGAGAAAAAACTACTCCGATGCGAAGGAAAAATTTAATAATTTCCTGGTTGTTTACCCGGAACATGAGCTAACCCAAAAGGCTCAGAAAAAACTGGCCGAAGCAGAAGAGAAAATTGCCAAATCAACAGAAACTAATTAA
- a CDS encoding transglycosylase SLT domain-containing protein, producing MSSGVSLEKTGIFLSKPIALLLVLIYLLQSTLLIFLVKDKYELHKIIDFQRNRLSEMEEKLRIFQIIEDFQIGFNDNEKTELANVIFKESQKYNYDPLLIMAVIMTESTFKKGQVSRVGARGIMQLMPATGADLAMRSGIDWEGHEQLFDPALNIQLGTLHLFEQILKFKDVKKAIISYNLGETRLRGRLRKNKPLPRQYFQKIWENYSILKEKYDV from the coding sequence ATGAGTTCCGGAGTGAGCCTTGAAAAGACCGGTATATTTTTATCCAAACCAATCGCTCTTCTTCTGGTCTTAATCTATCTTTTGCAATCAACGCTTCTGATTTTCCTTGTGAAAGATAAATACGAGCTGCATAAAATAATAGATTTCCAACGCAATCGCCTTAGCGAAATGGAAGAAAAACTCAGGATTTTCCAAATTATTGAGGATTTTCAGATCGGCTTTAATGATAACGAAAAAACGGAGCTGGCAAATGTCATATTCAAGGAAAGCCAAAAATACAATTACGATCCGCTCCTGATAATGGCCGTTATCATGACAGAATCAACATTTAAAAAGGGGCAGGTTTCCCGGGTTGGCGCGCGAGGCATCATGCAGCTAATGCCCGCGACCGGAGCCGATTTGGCCATGCGCAGCGGTATTGATTGGGAAGGCCATGAGCAACTTTTTGACCCGGCTTTGAATATTCAGCTGGGAACGCTGCATCTTTTCGAACAAATATTGAAATTTAAAGATGTCAAAAAGGCTATAATATCATATAATCTTGGAGAAACTCGTTTGCGAGGCCGGTTAAGAAAAAATAAACCGCTTCCCAGGCAGTATTTTCAGAAAATTTGGGAAAACTACAGCATATTGAAAGAAAAATACGATGTGTAG